taataatttctacataattttgttttgcaaaATCAAACTCTAGGTCCTAcactatatgtataggtacttacagtaAACCATATTATCTccaaagtaattttatatatttatttattgttataaatggaTATGACAGTTTggtacatgcataatataatataatgtatttacctaCCTCTGACtattgattatttgtttttattttttaatttagctatatataatatataatattcacctaTCCAATAGTGACCTATATGTAAGCACAGAAATTACAACGGCAGAATGTAAAATATgcgtgttaataatattgtacaggcCATGTTTGTGACATGTAATTGAAAATGGTCGAATGTATAAATTGTAGGTGCTTGGTCGTCACGCAATTGATTCGtgttagtaaattataatgaactGACCTCCAGAATAACGTGTTGTACTGCCGTACAACGTATATGTCACAATTTCATTTACGCTGTCCCGgttgtcaaattaaattaattagtagtAACTGCcatgtatcaaaattaaatgcaattgacagatttttaaatttcatattttactacAAACGTTTTTTTTCCTGAGTATTATTCGATCTGCATAGAATCAATTTAAATTGTGCATGAGAAGAGGATGACGGAGGATTAGTCATCACTTAGTATACTATACGTAGAGTATAATGTatgttaatatgtaataaatacctaataactaataagtattaattgtattcttattaacaaaatttatttttgttatttgcatatttgtcaaggtttttaaaaatataatatcatcaaacacataaataacagtaaatactaaataagtattaaaactttgtttgtttgtcaactataaaaaaaaagttttcttaaacggagctttaaagtttaaatattgttgttattaattttaactgaacgattttaatttaatttaaattatacattttagcaGATGGTACCCcgcattacaatttacaaacatgaaaaatgaataggtattttaaaatgaaaacacacaaataatttattgtaattcatcATAGTATTCATTCTTTATATGAACCTTTTGAGATTCTAAATCCAAATCGtctataaaacaattaacagtacatattaacaaatttaaacaatgGCATACAACATAGAAACAAACTAATTTATGAAAGTGTAAATAGAGAAGAAATATCTTATAATCCTGGGTGTAGCAGAAAGAAtaacgtaaaaatcacgaaaatttacaaattattttgagttagaaattcttaaatatttttttttttttaaatcttaggttttaaaatataatacaagattccttatacgTTTGGCTAactctatcaaaaaaaaaaatgtctataagaaagtcaaactctatttttatgagcgtttgaagttcatatttttacaatattggataggTATCTATACTCCTTCCTCCATACAAAGGGTATCCAATATCCATTAGAATTCGTCGAAGTTGCAACATTCAAAGTTGGTTATATTTACACTTttagaatttgaatttaattattcacaTGGTCCGTGGatcatttgttttgtttgtatgtcaaataatatagaatatttctGGTGATTTGTTAACTCACTCGTGATCATAATATCATCTTTTCGGGCggagtgaatattatttttcaattatatattgggatattatattaatggtatTTTACGAAAATGTTTCTATGTATTTAATGAAGCCAAGTATATATtagatgtaaattataaaatgtatagtaagaTGATAACGAAATAGATGAACAATAtccagtttttttaaatttccaaaagttaaaactattttgttttttaattttatgaatttaaatttatatcagatAGTACAAAACAACTTGTAGTATtatcctattaaaaaaaatatctatcctACACTAATACACGATCTCACGTGTCGTTCCaaaccataattttaatttcctgAAAATAGTTGTTGACTTAACCCCTTTTTCACGCACACCCACGATATAATAACGTACGGACGTACCTATCTATAACTATAAGTCGTATCACAGAATAAAACACTGGTGCCTGGTGGTATACTCGTATCTAGTCTTTATAAAATCAtcgtatcttatatttttatccaaataaattacaaaattacgaTTGGATCTGCGTTGGGACAATTCCCAACTAATAACTAAAAACTATCAAGTAGTTTCAACTACCTATAATTAGTAAAGTGGTCTGTGTTACGTTATTGTGTTCATTATGTTTCAACATTTGTCATGATTTTAACATTCCAATGCATTCATAACATTCCAAaccatagaataatattattctatgttcCAAACATTCTTAACATTAATCACATTGTCTCTATCACATTGTTTTATGCTATCacgcaaaatataatttcttatcatAAGTTGACAAATTGATTAAACATGATATCATGAAGATTACAGATATCTTATCTCTAATCTTCATGATACAATCTATAGCCGTAGCACGATTTAGTACTATTTTAAATCGTGAGCCGTAGCATTCAAAATATTCTGCCGAAATAAATGCCGAATTCGTTGATACTTGGTGTCTTGGTAGTTGATATGTGAATTGTGGCACTGTGgtagaaattagaaatatatatatataatataatttatttgtcaatctagaatattatattttataatgtttacaaCGAGTTTAGTACCTACAATTAACCGGATCTATCCAATGATTAATGtgagaaaattttatttttaatttcggtatttttaaaatggttaaaCGGCTATATTATTCCAGaataagttaaaatgttcaTGTGTAAAACATTTATCGCAATTAACCGAAAAACAAGCACAACTCATGAAGAAAAAGTTgcctaaaaaaaaaccaattaaagGTGTGAAACACATAATATTGGTGGCATCCGGTAAAGGAGGTGTTGGCAAATCAACGACTGCCGGTAAGCTAATGTATTACAATTCATGTTGTAATTTttacaatgtaaattatattatacttaaataataataataaatgtatattggacAGTAAATCTAGCAACAGCTTTAAAGTGTGTTGCACCTAACAAAGATGTCGGATTATTGGATGCTGATGTATTCGGTCCATCTATACCATTAATGATGAATTTACACGAAACCcctttaattaataatggtaAGGTTGCTATTCTTTGatcttgaattaaattaaatattaaatattaattaattaaactttatttataaattatagataaccTTATGGTACCTCTCGTTAACTATGGGGTTAAGTggtaaattatttgtttcaagttcatttatttgttgaaatataattttattttattattacagcaTGTCAATGGGTAACTTGATAACTGATCAATCAGCAGCCATCTGGAGAGGCCTTATGGTCATGGGagctattgataaattaataagagGTGTTTCGTGGGACCATACAGATTACCTAATAGTGGATACACCTCCAGGAACAGGAGATACACACTTATCACTTGCACAAAATCTTCCGATAAGtggtaattgaaaaaatattataaagttagatatttataaactatattaaatattttaaaaacaaaattatgaattgCAGGTGTTTTAATTGTTACTACTGGCCAAAAAGCTGCTCTTGGTGTGACCAGGAGAGGtataacaatgtttaa
This is a stretch of genomic DNA from Acyrthosiphon pisum isolate AL4f chromosome A3, pea_aphid_22Mar2018_4r6ur, whole genome shotgun sequence. It encodes these proteins:
- the LOC100169181 gene encoding uncharacterized protein LOC100169181; the encoded protein is MFTTSLVPTINRIYPMINNKLKCSCVKHLSQLTEKQAQLMKKKLPKKKPIKGVKHIILVASGKGGVGKSTTAVNLATALKCVAPNKDVGLLDADVFGPSIPLMMNLHETPLINNDNLMVPLVNYGVKCMSMGNLITDQSAAIWRGLMVMGAIDKLIRGVSWDHTDYLIVDTPPGTGDTHLSLAQNLPISGVLIVTTGQKAALGVTRRGITMFKKLNIPILGIVQNMSTIKCLKCSHENYVFGDSVQELATQEKIDTLFSVPLDPVITNGCDSGQPIVITHPESSQVKIYKNLAEYLINLLDIVNNK